Proteins encoded together in one Thermodesulfobacteriota bacterium window:
- a CDS encoding hybrid sensor histidine kinase/response regulator → MDCAELRPTVLVVEDEPEVADILEFNLQKSGYQVLLAPDGLTACRLVAERRPDLILLDVLLPDLDGWEICRMIRSHPDRVIASTPVILVTALGSAEDRIRGLALGADDYVPKPFSVKEVLLRIEGHLRRRRETRDLSRRLDRSEEARRADTDLQSLLFHELRNKMLVIGGFSGRLAARPGSAEDSARYARVIRSASEYLGALAEQVLLLRRVEAGALELPCHDTDPADAVRAVTDLHRAVAEEKGVRFAPASPGPGALARANPLALRVCLSNLLENAVRYSPPGATVGVAWGRDGEQTYVEVRDDGPGIPEDEQPRVFERFYRGRGAGGEAGSGLGLYVVKTLIQAMGGQVLLVSRPNRGTRIRLSFPRSTAAEGAMDAGEWTPPRAHSPASAGPPAAVSSFPP, encoded by the coding sequence GTGGATTGCGCCGAACTTCGCCCGACGGTGCTCGTCGTCGAGGACGAGCCCGAGGTCGCCGACATACTGGAGTTCAACCTCCAGAAGTCTGGTTACCAGGTCCTGCTCGCCCCCGACGGCCTCACCGCGTGCCGCCTCGTGGCGGAGCGGCGGCCCGACCTGATCCTGCTCGACGTCCTCCTGCCCGACCTGGACGGGTGGGAGATCTGCCGCATGATCCGCTCCCACCCGGACCGGGTGATCGCCTCGACCCCGGTCATCCTCGTGACGGCCCTGGGCTCGGCCGAAGACCGGATCCGGGGTCTGGCCCTCGGGGCGGACGACTACGTGCCCAAGCCCTTTTCCGTCAAGGAGGTCCTTCTGCGGATCGAGGGGCACCTGCGCCGCCGCCGCGAAACCCGGGATCTCTCCCGGCGCCTGGACCGGTCCGAAGAGGCCCGCCGAGCCGACACCGACCTCCAGAGCCTCCTCTTCCACGAACTGCGAAACAAGATGCTGGTGATCGGGGGATTTTCCGGCCGGCTCGCCGCCAGGCCCGGGTCTGCGGAAGACTCGGCGCGGTACGCCCGGGTCATCCGGAGCGCCTCCGAGTACCTGGGCGCCCTGGCCGAGCAGGTGCTCCTCTTGCGCAGGGTGGAGGCCGGCGCCCTGGAGCTGCCCTGCCACGACACCGACCCGGCAGACGCGGTCCGGGCCGTGACCGACCTCCACCGGGCGGTTGCCGAGGAGAAGGGCGTGCGGTTCGCACCGGCCTCCCCGGGGCCCGGCGCCCTGGCCCGCGCCAATCCCCTGGCGCTTCGGGTGTGCCTCTCGAACCTGTTGGAAAACGCGGTGCGCTACAGCCCTCCGGGCGCCACGGTGGGAGTGGCCTGGGGCCGGGACGGTGAGCAGACCTACGTAGAGGTTCGGGACGACGGGCCGGGTATCCCGGAAGACGAGCAGCCGCGCGTCTTCGAGCGGTTCTATCGGGGGCGCGGAGCCGGCGGCGAGGCGGGAAGCGGCCTGGGGCTCTACGTGGTGAAGACCCTGATCCAGGCCATGGGTGGCCAGGTCCTGCTGGTGAGCCGTCCGAACCGGGGCACCCGGATACGGCTCTCGTTCCCGAGGTCCACCGCGGCGGAAGGGGCCATGGACGCAGGAGAATGGACCCCACCCCGTGCCCATTCTCCTGCGTCTGCCGGCCCCCCCGCTGCCGTCTCTTCCTTCCCGCCCTGA
- a CDS encoding SLC13 family permease, protein MNADTLLTFGILAAAIALFLSERVRSDLVALLVVAALGLSGVLTPQQAFSGFGSPAVAIIVSIFVLAEGLRLTGVTDRVGALLLRLGGKSEGRLAAVVMMAGSFLALFMNNVAAASLLLPAASSAGRRAGVSLSRILMPLAFSTILGGTATLLTTTNVVVSDILREHGHRGYGLLDFFSMGLPLVVVGVAYMGLLGVRLLPKQTPAEAARAAPPSPGDLVGVYRLGERLFRVRVASGSPLDGRSLAECGFRELCGATVVAVERGGRVSLSPGPADVLRGGDVLLLEGRREELEQAEGAQCLVSFEAPLGPQEDLESETIAVVEAVLSPRSALIGRTLAGAQFREKYGMTVLALWRAGKPTRTGLRDLELQFGDALLLQGPRERIPVLRAEPDLILLESGVAPPRRPAKAGLALGIMAATLACLFLGWPPAPLAVLAGALLMIFTRVISADLAYQAVEWRVIFLMAGMLPVSTAMVQSGAAALLADGLAGGLGAAGPLVLAAAAFALSALLSQTMSGVAVAAVVAPVAILAADSLGVEPRAVGIAVVLGCSMTFATPLGHPVNLLVMGPGGYRFRDFLKVGTPLILLLFGVAMALLPVLWPLTAAP, encoded by the coding sequence ATGAACGCCGACACCCTGCTTACCTTCGGCATCCTCGCCGCCGCCATCGCGCTCTTCCTGAGCGAACGGGTGCGCTCCGACCTGGTGGCGCTCCTGGTGGTGGCCGCCCTGGGGCTCTCCGGAGTTCTCACCCCGCAGCAGGCCTTTTCGGGCTTCGGGAGCCCGGCGGTGGCGATCATCGTCTCCATCTTCGTGCTCGCCGAGGGCCTGCGGCTCACCGGCGTGACCGACCGGGTCGGCGCGCTGCTCCTGCGCCTCGGGGGCAAGAGCGAGGGGCGGCTGGCTGCGGTGGTGATGATGGCCGGCTCGTTCCTCGCGCTCTTCATGAACAACGTGGCGGCGGCCTCGCTCCTCCTGCCCGCCGCGTCGAGCGCCGGCCGGCGGGCGGGGGTCTCCCTCTCGCGCATCCTCATGCCGCTGGCCTTCTCGACCATCCTGGGGGGCACCGCGACGCTGCTCACCACCACCAACGTGGTCGTGAGCGACATTCTCCGGGAGCACGGGCACCGGGGCTACGGCCTGCTGGATTTCTTCTCCATGGGGCTGCCGCTGGTGGTTGTGGGCGTCGCCTACATGGGGCTTCTGGGAGTGCGTCTGCTCCCGAAGCAGACTCCCGCCGAGGCAGCACGGGCGGCGCCCCCGTCGCCGGGAGACCTGGTAGGGGTATACCGGCTGGGGGAGCGGCTCTTTCGCGTGCGGGTGGCCTCCGGCTCTCCCCTCGACGGCAGGTCCCTGGCCGAGTGCGGCTTCCGGGAGCTGTGCGGCGCCACGGTGGTAGCGGTGGAGAGGGGCGGTCGCGTCTCCCTCTCCCCGGGCCCCGCAGACGTGCTGCGAGGCGGCGACGTGCTCTTGTTGGAGGGGAGGCGGGAGGAACTGGAGCAGGCCGAGGGAGCGCAGTGCCTGGTCTCCTTCGAGGCCCCGTTGGGTCCCCAGGAGGACCTGGAGTCCGAGACCATAGCCGTGGTGGAGGCGGTGCTCTCCCCGCGCTCGGCCCTGATCGGGCGCACCCTTGCGGGCGCCCAATTTCGGGAGAAGTACGGGATGACGGTGCTGGCCCTGTGGCGGGCCGGCAAGCCTACCCGGACGGGCCTTCGGGACCTGGAGCTCCAATTCGGAGACGCCCTGCTCCTCCAGGGACCCCGGGAGCGGATCCCGGTGCTCCGGGCCGAGCCGGACCTCATCCTCCTGGAGTCGGGCGTGGCTCCGCCCCGGCGTCCGGCAAAGGCGGGGCTGGCCCTGGGCATCATGGCCGCGACTCTAGCGTGCCTGTTCCTGGGGTGGCCCCCCGCGCCGCTTGCGGTGCTGGCCGGCGCCCTCCTCATGATCTTCACCCGCGTGATCTCCGCGGATCTCGCCTACCAGGCCGTGGAGTGGCGGGTGATCTTCCTCATGGCCGGGATGCTCCCGGTGAGCACGGCGATGGTGCAGAGCGGGGCGGCGGCGCTGCTGGCCGATGGTCTGGCCGGGGGGCTCGGGGCGGCGGGCCCCCTGGTCCTCGCCGCAGCGGCGTTCGCCCTCTCCGCTCTCCTGTCCCAGACCATGAGCGGCGTGGCGGTGGCGGCCGTGGTGGCGCCCGTGGCGATCCTGGCGGCCGATTCCCTGGGAGTCGAGCCCCGGGCGGTGGGCATCGCCGTGGTGCTCGGGTGCTCCATGACCTTCGCCACGCCCCTGGGCCACCCCGTAAACCTCCTCGTCATGGGCCCGGGCGGATACCGGTTCCGGGACTTCCTCAAGGTGGGCACCCCGCTCATCCTCCTGCTCTTCGGGGTGGCGATGGCGCTGCTGCCCGTGCTCTGGCCCCTGACCGCCGCCCCCTGA
- a CDS encoding DUF6178 family protein codes for MSQETSPARPPAPAGPEPSAPLRRELDEILSVRGDAREERLLASPNLGALVAHMPPEELYFTLKELDPENVPEVLRHARSEQVEFVLDLELWKKDRLRPERVLPWLERLHSCGRDALGRWLRRLELGTWVLLLSRVAAVHLAEEDSDPLQDLPGRAPFTLEGRYYVATSAQAEPVVKEIFQTLRAADPDRYARVVEALLRDVDSELEEGEYEDRQRRLALRGFPEWEEALEVYARIDAAGPEQLPRKPGAPVRDSEIASEASPRYPVTLPASAPDFFLHALRRVSQGPALDGLWAELAYLTNKVAVADGHDLDHLDSFQGALRKTTAYVSIGLEALCGADEGQAARVLEEHWLQHLFRAGWTPIRALRAQARKLFDKGWPQGHKERLLFLDPPLPEILEGLLRAHPLWYAGEGEVPSYRTFRTLTEVRRAERAVGQAGFLGRFLLSSVDLHLGDLGQALTRLDTENLKGSTVFLTALVNAALDRSFRFAPVERGAVRRGLARVWASETPPRRVKPGLDDTAVEWAKALGDLTSAEEGYLREFVGSCFSLLEEQFGHLAEDEVPDPRFTRGLWIA; via the coding sequence ATGTCCCAGGAGACTTCGCCAGCCAGACCGCCCGCGCCCGCGGGGCCGGAACCTTCCGCCCCCCTGCGCCGGGAGCTCGACGAGATCCTCTCGGTGCGCGGAGACGCCCGGGAAGAGCGGCTGCTGGCCTCGCCCAACCTGGGTGCCTTGGTGGCCCACATGCCCCCCGAAGAGCTCTACTTCACCCTCAAGGAGCTCGACCCGGAGAACGTGCCCGAGGTGCTGCGCCACGCCCGCAGCGAGCAGGTGGAGTTCGTGCTGGACCTGGAGCTCTGGAAGAAGGACCGCTTGCGCCCCGAGCGGGTGCTTCCCTGGCTCGAGCGCCTCCATTCCTGTGGAAGGGACGCGCTCGGACGGTGGCTTCGCCGGCTGGAGCTCGGCACCTGGGTGCTGCTGCTCAGTCGGGTGGCGGCCGTGCACCTGGCCGAAGAAGACAGCGACCCCCTCCAGGACCTCCCCGGCCGGGCGCCGTTTACCCTGGAGGGGCGCTATTACGTGGCCACCTCCGCCCAAGCCGAACCGGTGGTGAAGGAGATCTTCCAGACCCTGCGGGCCGCCGATCCCGATCGGTACGCCCGGGTCGTGGAGGCCCTCCTGCGCGACGTGGACTCCGAGCTGGAGGAAGGCGAGTACGAAGACCGGCAGCGCCGCCTCGCCCTGCGCGGCTTTCCCGAGTGGGAGGAGGCCCTGGAGGTCTATGCGCGCATCGACGCGGCCGGGCCCGAGCAGTTGCCCCGGAAACCCGGCGCGCCGGTCCGGGATTCGGAGATCGCCTCCGAGGCCTCGCCCCGCTACCCGGTGACCCTGCCCGCCTCGGCACCCGACTTCTTCCTCCATGCCCTGCGGCGCGTCTCCCAGGGGCCTGCGCTCGACGGGCTCTGGGCCGAGCTGGCCTATCTGACCAACAAGGTCGCCGTGGCCGACGGACACGACCTGGACCACCTGGACTCCTTCCAGGGGGCTCTTCGCAAGACGACTGCCTACGTCTCCATCGGCCTCGAGGCCCTGTGCGGCGCGGACGAGGGGCAGGCCGCGCGGGTGCTGGAAGAGCACTGGCTCCAGCACCTCTTCCGGGCGGGGTGGACCCCGATCCGGGCGCTGCGGGCCCAGGCCCGCAAGCTCTTCGACAAGGGCTGGCCCCAGGGGCACAAGGAGCGCCTGCTCTTCCTCGACCCTCCCCTGCCCGAGATCCTGGAGGGCCTGCTCCGGGCCCATCCCTTGTGGTACGCCGGGGAAGGCGAGGTCCCGTCCTACCGTACCTTCCGCACCCTCACCGAGGTGCGGCGGGCCGAGCGCGCCGTGGGGCAGGCCGGCTTCCTGGGCCGATTCCTCTTGAGCTCCGTGGATCTTCACCTGGGAGATCTTGGGCAGGCGCTCACCCGCCTCGACACCGAGAACCTCAAGGGGAGCACCGTGTTCCTCACGGCCCTGGTGAACGCCGCCCTCGACCGCTCCTTCCGCTTCGCCCCCGTGGAGCGGGGGGCGGTGCGCCGGGGTCTGGCCCGGGTCTGGGCGTCGGAGACCCCTCCCCGCCGGGTGAAGCCCGGCCTGGACGACACGGCCGTGGAGTGGGCGAAGGCCCTGGGAGACCTCACCTCGGCGGAGGAGGGCTACCTGCGGGAGTTCGTGGGGAGCTGTTTCTCCCTCCTGGAGGAGCAGTTCGGCCACCTGGCCGAGGACGAGGTGCCCGACCCCCGGTTTACCCGGGGTCTGTGGATCGCCTGA
- a CDS encoding pitrilysin family protein — MRPVLTAAAAAWLLLAAPGLAEASPAGSLEGRVAEHRLANGLTVLVLPRHASPTVSLQMTFRVGGVDEPAGQTGTAHLLEHMLFKGTRTLGTADWRREESLLRDLEAAGRALDAERRKGPGADPARLEEHAARLAALQEAHRPLVVKDEIDALYSRNGAVGFNASTSTDLTSYTVSLPSNRLELWARIESERMRDPVLREYYVEREVVQEERAQRYGSDPGGRLYEALLSAAFSAHPYRDPVIGWPSDLAVLDIADTRAFYERHYGPDNCVVAAVGDVEPESFFALVERYFGNLPARGAGSGYRTQEPPQTGPKRVEVRFGAEPRLVVAFHKPTLPHRHDYVFDVIDAVLSDGRSSRLVRELVDRRRIAASASAVNGLPGARYPNLFAVFLTPVSGVTPEEAEAALLGELQRLAQEPPSAQELAKVVRRLEAARVRSLLSNGALAQQLAYFQAVAGDWRYLEEHAGVLATVTPEEVAEVVRTYLVEENRTVAVLRPAGGGS; from the coding sequence TTGCGCCCAGTACTGACCGCAGCGGCCGCCGCCTGGCTGCTCCTTGCCGCCCCCGGCCTCGCCGAGGCCTCTCCGGCGGGCAGCCTGGAGGGGCGGGTGGCCGAGCACCGCCTGGCCAACGGGCTCACCGTGCTCGTGCTCCCCCGGCACGCCTCTCCCACGGTGAGCCTCCAGATGACCTTCCGGGTGGGGGGTGTGGACGAGCCCGCCGGCCAGACCGGTACCGCTCACCTGCTGGAGCACATGCTCTTCAAGGGCACCCGCACCCTGGGCACGGCGGACTGGCGCCGAGAGGAGTCCCTGCTGCGCGACCTCGAGGCCGCGGGCCGGGCCCTGGACGCGGAGCGCCGCAAGGGACCGGGGGCCGACCCCGCGCGTCTGGAGGAGCACGCCGCCCGCCTGGCCGCCCTCCAGGAAGCCCACCGGCCCCTGGTGGTGAAGGACGAGATCGACGCCCTCTACTCCCGCAACGGGGCCGTGGGCTTCAACGCCTCCACGAGCACCGACCTCACGAGCTACACCGTGAGCCTGCCTTCCAACCGCCTGGAGCTCTGGGCCCGCATCGAGTCCGAGCGCATGCGCGACCCGGTGCTGCGGGAGTATTACGTGGAGCGGGAGGTCGTGCAGGAAGAGCGCGCCCAGCGCTATGGCTCGGACCCCGGCGGCCGGCTCTACGAGGCGCTCCTCTCCGCGGCTTTTTCCGCCCACCCCTACCGGGATCCGGTCATCGGCTGGCCCTCGGATCTGGCGGTGCTCGATATCGCCGACACCCGGGCCTTCTACGAGCGCCACTACGGGCCCGACAACTGCGTAGTCGCCGCCGTGGGAGACGTGGAGCCCGAGTCCTTCTTCGCCCTGGTGGAGCGCTACTTCGGGAATCTGCCGGCCCGGGGCGCGGGGAGCGGATATCGCACGCAGGAGCCCCCCCAGACGGGCCCCAAGCGGGTGGAGGTGCGCTTCGGCGCCGAGCCCCGCCTCGTCGTGGCGTTTCACAAGCCGACCCTGCCTCACCGCCACGACTACGTGTTCGATGTGATCGACGCCGTGCTCTCCGACGGGCGCAGCTCGCGCCTGGTGCGCGAGCTCGTGGACCGCCGCCGGATTGCCGCCTCGGCGAGCGCGGTGAACGGCCTGCCCGGGGCGCGCTATCCGAACCTCTTCGCGGTCTTCCTCACCCCCGTGTCGGGAGTCACTCCCGAGGAGGCCGAAGCCGCCCTCCTGGGCGAGCTCCAGCGGCTCGCCCAGGAGCCGCCCTCGGCCCAGGAGCTCGCCAAGGTGGTGCGCCGCCTGGAGGCTGCCCGGGTGCGCTCGCTGCTCTCCAACGGGGCGCTCGCCCAGCAACTGGCGTACTTCCAGGCAGTGGCCGGGGACTGGCGCTACCTGGAGGAGCACGCCGGGGTGCTCGCCACCGTGACCCCCGAAGAGGTGGCCGAGGTGGTGCGCACCTACCTCGTGGAGGAGAACCGCACCGTGGCCGTCCTGCGCCCGGCGGGAGGGGGCTCGTGA
- a CDS encoding pitrilysin family protein codes for MNRAAGVRASRRAPPVLVGVALASALWLSGCAGSRALDPRTARFPDVSFRPPPVAQSALSGGAPVFLLPDRDLPLVRLYASFRGGSLYDPPDRAGLAEVAALAWRTGGAGALTPEAFDEALEERAIELRLGFGRDTGWVTFSALPADLDRGLELLAALLAEPAFREERVTWAAGQMAERLRREVDSPQDLAFRELRRALYPGHPRGLIPTAATVGRVVREDLLALHRRVVSEGAWAFGAVGDFEPQDLLARLEERFGSLPSRGEGFAPVPPPAEPPPRTVLVPRPLPQTTLVWARLGPSRTAPEFHALDVADHVLGSGGFQSLLVREIRSNRGLAYSVGSFYQALPTFGVLGMTASTRAESAPQVLELLATIPREAATSGLPAHHVAQAREALVNRHVFRYEDPAALVRERLGLLFDGLPADLPARYVAGVQAVTAPGASAAAEAFDLAAGVLVVVGDVDPADPAWGSRGPVLVVTAD; via the coding sequence GTGAACCGGGCCGCAGGAGTGCGGGCATCCCGGAGGGCTCCCCCTGTCCTGGTCGGGGTGGCACTGGCGAGTGCGCTGTGGCTGTCGGGCTGCGCCGGCTCCCGGGCGCTCGATCCCCGCACCGCCCGCTTCCCGGACGTCTCCTTTCGGCCGCCCCCGGTGGCGCAGAGCGCCCTCTCCGGGGGCGCGCCGGTCTTCCTTCTGCCGGACCGAGACCTCCCCCTGGTGCGTCTCTACGCCTCGTTTCGCGGCGGGAGCCTCTACGATCCCCCCGACCGGGCCGGGCTCGCCGAGGTGGCCGCGCTCGCCTGGCGCACTGGCGGGGCGGGAGCGCTCACTCCCGAGGCCTTCGACGAGGCCCTGGAAGAGCGGGCCATCGAGCTGCGGCTCGGCTTCGGGCGCGACACCGGGTGGGTGACGTTTTCGGCCCTGCCGGCAGACCTGGACCGGGGACTGGAGCTGCTGGCGGCGCTGCTCGCCGAGCCCGCCTTCCGGGAAGAGCGGGTGACCTGGGCCGCGGGCCAGATGGCCGAGCGGCTCCGCCGGGAGGTCGACAGCCCCCAGGACCTGGCCTTCCGGGAGCTGCGGCGGGCGCTGTACCCCGGGCACCCCCGGGGCCTCATCCCCACCGCCGCGACCGTGGGCCGTGTGGTCCGGGAAGACCTGCTGGCCCTGCACCGAAGGGTCGTGTCCGAGGGCGCCTGGGCGTTCGGGGCAGTGGGGGACTTCGAGCCCCAAGACCTCCTGGCGCGGCTCGAAGAGCGGTTCGGATCCCTCCCGTCGCGCGGGGAAGGGTTTGCGCCCGTGCCACCCCCCGCGGAGCCCCCTCCCCGCACGGTGCTCGTCCCCCGGCCGCTGCCCCAGACCACCCTCGTCTGGGCCCGCCTGGGGCCCTCCCGCACGGCCCCGGAGTTCCACGCCCTCGACGTGGCCGACCACGTGCTGGGGTCGGGGGGGTTCCAGTCGCTCCTCGTGCGCGAAATCCGCTCGAACCGCGGCCTGGCCTACAGCGTGGGGAGCTTCTACCAGGCCCTGCCGACCTTCGGCGTCCTGGGGATGACCGCCTCGACCCGAGCGGAGTCGGCCCCCCAGGTGCTCGAGCTCCTGGCGACGATCCCCCGGGAGGCGGCCACCTCGGGGCTGCCCGCCCACCACGTCGCCCAGGCCCGGGAGGCCCTGGTGAACCGCCACGTCTTCCGCTACGAGGATCCCGCGGCGCTGGTGCGCGAGCGCCTCGGGCTCCTCTTCGACGGCCTCCCTGCCGACCTCCCGGCCCGCTACGTGGCGGGGGTTCAGGCGGTGACGGCCCCGGGCGCCAGCGCCGCCGCCGAAGCCTTCGACCTCGCCGCCGGGGTGCTCGTGGTGGTGGGCGATGTCGACCCGGCGGACCCGGCGTGGGGCAGCCGCGGCCCCGTTCTCGTGGTGACGGCCGACTGA
- a CDS encoding cupin domain-containing protein: MPVLVPQPAYVQAAGNKPKVIGEFVGRIRTGTQQVSVARMRSPGGWVEPGQTPEFDEYTLVLRGTLRVTSRDETLDVGPGQAVICPRGEWVQYSTPNSEGADYVAVCVPAFSPEAVHRDA, from the coding sequence ATGCCCGTTCTCGTGCCCCAACCCGCGTATGTCCAGGCCGCGGGCAACAAGCCCAAGGTCATCGGGGAGTTCGTGGGCCGCATCCGCACCGGAACCCAGCAGGTGAGCGTGGCCCGCATGCGCAGCCCCGGCGGCTGGGTCGAGCCGGGCCAGACCCCCGAGTTCGACGAATACACCCTGGTGCTGCGGGGAACCCTGCGGGTGACCTCCCGGGACGAGACCCTCGACGTGGGGCCGGGACAGGCCGTGATCTGCCCCCGGGGGGAGTGGGTGCAGTACAGCACCCCGAACTCCGAAGGGGCGGACTACGTGGCGGTCTGCGTCCCGGCCTTCTCCCCCGAAGCGGTGCACCGGGACGCGTGA
- a CDS encoding response regulator, translating to MKILTVDDSSTMRRIIKNTLNRLGYNDVVEAEHGVDGLAKMAGVDFVLTDWNMPEMDGLTFVKALRSNSKFAEIPIIMVTTEAAKKEILEAIKAGVTDYIVKPFTPETLKEKIEKVVGG from the coding sequence GTGAAGATCCTCACGGTCGACGACTCGTCCACGATGCGCCGGATCATCAAGAACACGCTCAACCGCCTCGGATACAACGACGTGGTGGAGGCGGAGCACGGGGTGGACGGCCTGGCCAAGATGGCCGGGGTGGACTTCGTGCTCACCGACTGGAACATGCCCGAGATGGACGGCCTGACGTTCGTAAAGGCCCTGCGCTCGAACTCCAAGTTCGCCGAGATCCCCATCATCATGGTGACCACCGAGGCCGCCAAGAAGGAGATCCTGGAGGCCATCAAGGCGGGCGTGACCGACTACATCGTCAAACCCTTCACGCCCGAGACACTCAAAGAGAAGATCGAGAAGGTGGTGGGGGGATAG
- a CDS encoding chemotaxis protein CheX has translation MNVSFINPFIAATLQALEVMAAVRPERGKPFVKAGIATQGDISGIIGLAGEAAGSVAVTFPAILAKRIYANMVGQEAPDLNEDVRDAVGELANMIAGGAKAVLAQEGYQFRIAIPSIIVGKGHTIEHRGKGPCLVVPFTLEGETFWLEVSLTQGSA, from the coding sequence ATGAACGTCTCGTTCATCAATCCGTTTATCGCCGCCACCCTCCAGGCCCTGGAGGTCATGGCGGCCGTGCGCCCCGAGCGGGGCAAGCCCTTCGTCAAGGCCGGCATCGCGACCCAGGGCGACATCAGCGGGATCATCGGTCTTGCCGGTGAGGCCGCCGGCTCGGTGGCGGTAACCTTCCCGGCCATCCTGGCAAAGCGAATTTACGCCAACATGGTGGGACAGGAGGCGCCGGACCTCAACGAAGACGTGCGCGACGCCGTGGGCGAGCTGGCCAACATGATCGCCGGAGGCGCCAAGGCCGTGCTCGCCCAGGAGGGCTACCAGTTTCGCATCGCCATCCCCTCGATCATCGTGGGCAAGGGCCACACCATCGAGCACCGGGGCAAGGGCCCCTGCCTGGTCGTCCCCTTCACCCTGGAGGGGGAGACCTTCTGGCTCGAGGTGAGCCTCACCCAGGGCAGCGCCTGA
- a CDS encoding pyridoxamine 5'-phosphate oxidase family protein — MRRSDKKMADRSAVEGVLASCAVGRLGTVGPDGWPMVKPVNFAYDRGRLYFHTAREGEKIDHLRAEPRVCFEAHQPVAYVRPRAQACEADYLFRSVIARGRAVFVEDPEEKREALGLLMDKYEGPGRWPPLPDAKVAAVGVVRIDVEELVGKEHLGKGRLRERAEAALNGVETLPVVLERE, encoded by the coding sequence ATGCGGCGAAGCGACAAGAAGATGGCGGACCGCAGCGCGGTCGAGGGGGTCTTGGCCTCGTGCGCCGTGGGGCGCCTGGGCACCGTGGGACCGGACGGCTGGCCCATGGTGAAGCCGGTGAACTTCGCCTACGACCGCGGGCGCCTCTACTTCCACACGGCCCGGGAAGGCGAGAAGATCGATCACCTGCGGGCCGAGCCCCGGGTCTGCTTCGAGGCCCACCAGCCCGTGGCCTACGTGCGCCCCCGCGCCCAGGCCTGCGAGGCGGACTACCTGTTTCGAAGCGTCATCGCCCGGGGCCGGGCGGTCTTCGTGGAAGACCCGGAGGAGAAGCGGGAGGCCCTGGGGCTCCTCATGGACAAGTACGAGGGGCCGGGCCGCTGGCCGCCCCTGCCGGACGCCAAGGTCGCGGCCGTCGGCGTGGTGCGCATCGACGTGGAAGAACTCGTGGGAAAGGAACACCTGGGCAAGGGGCGCTTGCGGGAGCGGGCCGAGGCGGCGCTAAACGGCGTCGAGACCCTGCCGGTCGTGCTGGAACGGGAGTAG